The following are encoded together in the Mesoterricola sediminis genome:
- the istA gene encoding IS21 family transposase → MEFEPRDAGLHKPEARMLGDGAVAQIFALLNLGWSIRKIAREVGLSRNTVRDWVRGGPDRSYGNGSRAGLLDRYYFWFQNQFNAGVRNADVLRQELEAIGVSVSLRTVERALRPFRQSYERAEQATVRFETPPGKQMQVDFGEKWLQIGGVRQKRYVFVATLGYSRRCHIEISGSLRQRDWIMGIERAFQHFEGVPEILLTDNAKPLVDRRKAGIPVFHPEFDAFCRHWGTVPRACQPFRAKTKGKVERSVGYAKGNALGREGWESDEALDEHLVWWMLNVADTRIHGTTGERPIDRFPAEKAALRPMGNHPSYLRVRHLSRTVAADGRIDVDTNRYSVPPQFIGATLEVTIEADTIQVFCQDQVIAEHPVHPGRRQVIEDPGHVVSFTNGIARVGKPGEIRRPLSHYAAIVGGEAW, encoded by the coding sequence ATGGAGTTCGAACCGCGGGACGCTGGTCTCCATAAGCCGGAGGCCAGGATGCTCGGAGACGGTGCAGTGGCCCAAATATTTGCTTTGCTGAACTTGGGCTGGTCGATCCGAAAGATCGCCCGGGAGGTCGGCCTCTCTCGGAATACGGTTCGGGACTGGGTTCGCGGAGGGCCGGACAGAAGCTATGGAAACGGCTCCCGGGCCGGCCTCCTGGACAGGTATTACTTCTGGTTCCAGAACCAGTTCAACGCCGGGGTGCGCAACGCCGATGTCCTCCGCCAGGAACTGGAGGCCATCGGCGTTTCCGTGAGCCTGCGGACCGTCGAGAGAGCCCTCCGCCCTTTCCGGCAGAGCTACGAAAGGGCTGAGCAGGCCACGGTCCGGTTCGAGACCCCGCCAGGCAAGCAGATGCAGGTGGACTTCGGGGAGAAGTGGTTGCAGATCGGGGGCGTCCGTCAGAAGCGTTATGTGTTCGTGGCGACCCTCGGCTACAGTCGGCGGTGCCATATCGAGATCTCCGGAAGCCTCCGCCAGCGGGATTGGATCATGGGCATCGAACGGGCCTTCCAGCACTTCGAGGGCGTCCCGGAGATCCTCCTAACCGACAATGCCAAGCCACTGGTGGACAGGCGCAAGGCTGGTATCCCCGTCTTCCACCCGGAATTCGACGCCTTCTGCCGGCACTGGGGCACAGTTCCCAGGGCCTGCCAGCCGTTCCGGGCGAAAACGAAAGGCAAGGTGGAACGGAGCGTCGGCTATGCCAAAGGGAATGCCCTTGGCCGCGAGGGCTGGGAATCCGATGAGGCCCTGGACGAGCACCTGGTCTGGTGGATGCTCAACGTGGCCGACACCCGGATCCACGGGACCACCGGCGAGAGGCCGATAGATCGATTCCCGGCGGAGAAGGCGGCCTTGCGCCCGATGGGAAACCATCCCAGCTACCTCCGGGTGCGCCACCTGTCCAGGACGGTGGCCGCGGATGGGCGGATCGATGTGGATACCAACCGCTACAGCGTCCCGCCCCAGTTCATCGGGGCCACCCTGGAGGTGACCATTGAGGCCGACACCATCCAGGTGTTCTGCCAGGACCAAGTGATCGCGGAGCATCCGGTCCATCCTGGACGCCGCCAGGTCATCGAGGATCCCGGTCACGTCGTCAGCTTCACCAACGGCATCGCCCGGGTGGGCAAACCCGGCGAGATCCGGCGGCCGCTCTCCCACTATGCCGCCATCGTGGGAGGTGAGGCATGGTAG
- a CDS encoding RDD family protein, with the protein MHPGQLPEGTPLAPFWRRFLALLADLGILLAAWLPLALLVALALSRGAAGHAPHRDIVLAANAGPGSWVFLPLALGYFTLGTWLGHGRTLGKRLLGIRVVPLEHPHLTFWACLERTLGYFASMLEGGFGFLQFFIHPNRQTVHDRIAETVVIRQ; encoded by the coding sequence GTGCATCCGGGGCAGCTGCCGGAGGGCACGCCCCTCGCACCGTTCTGGCGCCGCTTCCTGGCCCTGCTGGCCGACCTGGGGATCCTGCTCGCGGCCTGGCTGCCGTTGGCGCTGCTGGTCGCCCTGGCCCTCAGCCGCGGCGCCGCAGGCCATGCGCCCCACCGGGACATCGTCCTGGCCGCCAACGCCGGCCCCGGCAGCTGGGTGTTCCTCCCCCTGGCCCTGGGGTATTTCACCCTCGGCACATGGCTGGGCCATGGGCGAACCCTGGGCAAGCGCCTCCTGGGAATCCGGGTCGTGCCGCTGGAGCACCCCCACCTGACCTTCTGGGCCTGCCTGGAGCGCACCCTGGGCTACTTCGCGTCCATGCTCGAGGGCGGGTTCGGCTTCCTTCAGTTCTTCATCCATCCGAACCGCCAGACCGTGCACGACCGCATCGCGGAGACGGTCGTCATCCGGCAGTAG
- a CDS encoding IS5 family transposase, producing MKPKPKATTHERPLMGTMRLDLALDMNHELVRLAAAIDWDAIAAEFRPMYCPNNGRPAVPTRLMAGLQLLKHTFNLSDELTVARWVEIPYWQFFCGEEFFRHDLPVHPTQMTRWRQRIGEKGVEKLLQITIEAGKATRTITETSFDKVIVDTTVQPKNVQHPTDARLYRKVHAAMLRVAKDEGLVLRQSYRRMMDRAFRKHGGHSKARQFKRAKKVLKSLKTMAGRVMRDVERKMSDVAFDRNKRTMILAELILGQTRLTKGKIYSLHAPEVACIAKGKAHRPYEFGVKVSLAVTHKEGFIVGIQTCPDNPYDGHTLEGQLDQVERLIGKVPAHTFVDRGYKGHGVPEERSRVLISGTRKLGYTLKRHLRRRSAVEPEIGHMKADGLLGRNFLKGMAGDAINAILCGAGHNLRKILARLRALLYMLTGNAWEALQALCRHLEVLRLDREASGAL from the coding sequence ATGAAGCCCAAGCCCAAGGCAACCACCCACGAACGCCCCCTGATGGGAACCATGCGCCTGGACCTAGCCCTGGACATGAACCACGAGCTGGTCCGCCTTGCCGCGGCCATCGATTGGGATGCAATCGCCGCTGAATTCCGGCCCATGTACTGCCCCAACAACGGCAGACCGGCGGTCCCCACCCGGCTCATGGCCGGCCTCCAACTCCTCAAGCACACCTTCAACCTCTCCGACGAGCTGACCGTTGCCCGCTGGGTTGAGATCCCCTACTGGCAGTTCTTCTGCGGCGAGGAGTTCTTCCGCCATGACTTGCCCGTTCATCCGACCCAGATGACCCGCTGGCGGCAGCGGATCGGCGAGAAGGGCGTGGAGAAGCTGCTCCAGATCACGATCGAGGCGGGCAAGGCCACCCGGACCATCACCGAGACGAGCTTCGACAAGGTCATCGTGGACACCACCGTCCAGCCGAAGAATGTGCAGCACCCCACCGACGCGCGCCTCTACCGCAAGGTTCATGCAGCCATGCTCCGCGTGGCCAAGGACGAAGGTCTGGTCCTGCGCCAGAGCTACCGCCGGATGATGGACCGGGCCTTCCGCAAGCACGGCGGCCATTCCAAGGCCAGGCAATTCAAGCGCGCCAAGAAGGTCCTGAAGAGCCTGAAGACCATGGCCGGCCGGGTGATGCGCGATGTCGAGCGGAAGATGTCCGATGTCGCCTTCGACCGCAACAAGCGGACCATGATTCTGGCGGAGCTCATTCTCGGTCAGACCCGGCTCACCAAGGGCAAGATCTACAGCCTGCATGCACCCGAGGTGGCGTGCATCGCCAAAGGGAAGGCCCACCGCCCCTACGAGTTCGGGGTGAAGGTCAGCCTCGCCGTCACGCACAAGGAAGGCTTCATCGTCGGCATTCAGACCTGCCCGGACAACCCCTACGATGGCCACACCTTGGAAGGTCAACTCGACCAGGTCGAGCGGCTCATAGGCAAGGTTCCGGCCCACACCTTCGTTGACCGAGGATACAAGGGGCATGGAGTTCCCGAGGAACGAAGCCGGGTCCTCATCAGCGGCACCCGGAAGCTCGGCTACACCCTCAAGCGCCACCTGCGACGGCGATCCGCGGTGGAGCCGGAGATCGGGCACATGAAAGCAGACGGGTTGCTGGGACGGAACTTCCTCAAAGGCATGGCAGGGGACGCGATCAACGCGATCCTCTGCGGGGCCGGGCACAACCTCCGGAAGATCCTGGCCCGCCTCAGGGCCCTTTTGTACATGCTCACCGGCAACGCCTGGGAGGCCCTACAAGCCCTCTGTCGTCACCTGGAGGTGCTCCGGCTCGATCGGGAGGCCTCTGGGGCCCTCTGA